In Pseudomonadales bacterium, a single window of DNA contains:
- a CDS encoding metallophosphoesterase, which produces MTDHAGITFRFAHLSDLHLSDLAAIPWRRLLSKRAQGYLSWRHRRRHEHRPEVLAALRADLLAQVPDHIVITGDLTNIALPEEFLSARRWLQSIGTGDRVTVIPGNHDRYVHTAWEESCGQWSEFMRSDAPAPARAADDVFPLLRVRGGVAFIGLDSAIPAPPFMAIGRLGATQLARLETMLHELRGSGLLRVLLLHHPPVPGEEKWRKRLVDAPELCALLQRTPVDLVLHGHRHRALQSAIRVPGSDIPVFGIASASAAGVLSRHPAEYNVCSVKPVAGGWHVRIDARRHDTSSATFVQRVLATFDVPRHS; this is translated from the coding sequence ATGACAGACCACGCAGGCATCACGTTCCGCTTTGCACATCTTTCCGACCTGCACCTGTCGGATCTTGCAGCGATACCCTGGCGCCGCCTCCTGAGCAAGCGCGCACAGGGTTACCTGTCCTGGCGGCACCGGCGCCGCCACGAACATCGACCGGAAGTGCTCGCGGCGTTGCGTGCCGACCTGCTCGCCCAGGTGCCCGACCACATCGTGATCACCGGTGACCTGACCAACATCGCGCTGCCCGAGGAATTCCTCAGCGCCAGGCGCTGGCTGCAATCGATCGGCACAGGTGATCGGGTCACCGTGATTCCCGGCAATCACGACCGTTACGTACACACCGCGTGGGAGGAGTCCTGCGGCCAGTGGAGCGAATTCATGCGCTCCGACGCACCGGCGCCGGCGCGCGCTGCCGACGACGTTTTCCCGCTGCTGCGTGTACGCGGCGGCGTCGCCTTCATCGGACTCGACAGTGCGATTCCGGCACCGCCGTTCATGGCGATCGGACGCCTGGGAGCCACCCAGCTCGCACGCCTCGAGACGATGCTGCACGAGCTGCGCGGCAGCGGTCTGCTGCGCGTGCTGCTGCTGCACCATCCACCCGTGCCGGGCGAGGAAAAATGGCGCAAGCGGCTGGTCGACGCACCCGAGCTGTGCGCACTGCTGCAGCGCACGCCGGTCGATCTGGTACTGCACGGCCACCGCCACCGCGCACTGCAGAGTGCGATCCGGGTGCCCGGCAGCGATATTCCGGTCTTCGGCATCGCGTCGGCGTCTGCAGCCGGTGTACTGTCGAGGCACCCGGCCGAATACAATGTCTGCAGCGTGAAACCGGTCGCAGGCGGGTGGCACGTGCGTATCGACGCACGCCGTCACGACACATCTTCCGCAACGTTCGTTCAGCGTGTGCTGGCGACATTCGACGTGCCACGTCACTCGTGA
- the cysK gene encoding cysteine synthase A, translating into MNIHPDNSHSIGNTPLVRLNHIGNGRVCAKLESRNPAFSVKCRIGASMVWAAEKEGLLKPGIELVEATSGNTGIALAFVAAARGYRLTLTMPHTMSLERRQVMAALGANLVLTDGATGMKGAIAKAEEIVASDPARHLMLQQFDNPANPAIHASTTGPEIWRDTDGTIDVLVSGVGTGGTITGVSRYIKHTMGKAITAVAVEPIASPVIGNTLAGVTPTHGPHKIQGIGAGFVPRNLDLSLVDQVEQIGDEEALEYAHRLMREEGILAGISSGAAAAAAARVAAQAQHAGKTIVVILPDSGERYLRSVLFEGRFGDRELVQAIT; encoded by the coding sequence ATGAATATCCACCCCGACAACAGCCACTCGATCGGCAATACACCGCTGGTGCGGCTGAACCACATCGGCAACGGTCGCGTCTGCGCCAAACTGGAGAGCCGCAACCCGGCGTTTTCGGTGAAATGCCGCATCGGGGCCAGCATGGTGTGGGCTGCGGAGAAGGAAGGCCTGTTGAAGCCCGGAATCGAACTCGTGGAGGCGACCAGCGGCAATACCGGCATCGCACTCGCGTTCGTCGCCGCAGCGCGCGGCTATCGTCTGACGCTGACCATGCCGCACACGATGAGCCTGGAACGCCGCCAGGTCATGGCGGCGCTCGGAGCGAATCTCGTGCTGACCGATGGCGCAACAGGCATGAAGGGTGCGATCGCGAAGGCCGAGGAAATCGTCGCCAGCGATCCCGCGCGCCACCTGATGTTGCAGCAGTTCGACAACCCCGCGAATCCGGCGATCCACGCGAGCACGACCGGCCCCGAGATCTGGCGCGACACCGACGGCACGATCGACGTCCTGGTATCTGGCGTGGGGACCGGAGGCACGATCACCGGCGTGTCACGCTACATCAAGCACACGATGGGCAAGGCGATCACGGCGGTCGCGGTCGAGCCGATCGCATCGCCGGTGATCGGCAACACGCTGGCTGGTGTGACACCGACTCACGGGCCACACAAGATCCAGGGTATCGGCGCCGGATTCGTGCCACGCAACCTCGATCTTTCGCTGGTGGACCAGGTGGAGCAGATCGGTGACGAGGAAGCGCTCGAATATGCACACCGGCTGATGCGCGAGGAAGGCATCCTGGCCGGGATCTCGTCCGGTGCGGCGGCTGCCGCGGCTGCGCGCGTGGCAGCCCAGGCGCAGCATGCCGGCAAGACCATCGTCGTGATCCTTCCCGACTCCGGCGAACGCTACCTGCGCAGCGTGCTGTTCGAGGGACGTTTCGGCGACCGCGAACTCGTGCAGGCGATCACTTGA
- a CDS encoding RNA methyltransferase, with protein sequence MSPATPAPPSERYRQRKSQFGRSLTVYGRKTVLEALHCAGVRCERLHLAHNNRPAPILDDILALATTQGAEIRHHSREELARISRHSREDQGVAADLHTPGYRQLEDVLPWPPGPGATLLAIDGITNPQNLGMLIRSATAAGCDGIVLPRQGNCDICPLTIKASAGTVFRAPLLRCDSLPPALTALRDCGWLVCTLDADAPHSLFETLDTRGRVFVLGGETAGVSATVRALADESCSIPMANGVESLNVAVTAALVAFRARLRC encoded by the coding sequence ATGAGTCCTGCCACCCCCGCTCCCCCGAGCGAACGCTACCGACAGCGCAAATCGCAGTTCGGACGCAGCCTGACCGTCTATGGGCGCAAGACCGTGCTCGAGGCGCTGCACTGCGCGGGGGTGCGCTGCGAGCGACTGCATCTGGCGCACAACAACCGTCCTGCGCCGATTCTCGATGACATCCTGGCGCTTGCCACCACGCAGGGGGCCGAGATCCGGCACCACAGCCGCGAGGAACTCGCCCGAATCTCGCGCCACTCGCGTGAGGATCAGGGTGTGGCTGCCGATCTGCACACCCCGGGCTACCGCCAGTTGGAGGACGTGCTGCCGTGGCCACCCGGACCGGGTGCAACGCTGCTCGCGATCGACGGCATCACCAACCCGCAGAACCTCGGGATGCTGATCCGTTCCGCCACGGCCGCCGGTTGCGATGGCATCGTGCTGCCACGTCAAGGCAACTGTGATATCTGCCCGCTGACGATCAAGGCCAGCGCCGGGACCGTGTTCCGCGCGCCACTGCTGCGCTGCGATTCACTGCCACCGGCACTCACTGCGCTTCGTGACTGCGGCTGGCTGGTCTGCACGCTCGACGCCGACGCACCGCACAGCCTGTTCGAGACGCTCGACACGCGCGGCCGCGTGTTCGTGCTCGGCGGCGAAACCGCCGGCGTCAGTGCGACAGTGCGCGCACTAGCCGACGAATCCTGCTCGATCCCGATGGCCAACGGCGTGGAATCACTGAATGTCGCGGTTACCGCCGCACTGGTGGCCTTTCGCGCCCGCCTGCGCTGCTGA
- the lptF gene encoding LPS export ABC transporter permease LptF, producing the protein MLIERYITSEILRPFASGLAMLATVSIAFSAAVRLSEAATGEIAAPVVARLIFLNTLVSLEVLIPTTLFLAVLFAVGRLHRDSEMTALQSAGVGETRVLWAVARLALVCALLAGWISIQVRPWVFAHSYELEQQSISRFDISNIRAGSFTDMGSGGYVLYTQEVDPQAEELRNVFVQVDHGTRTQVIAAARARIHDMDAEGSRSVEFFDGYTYLLERDGPRDVETRFGSFLIRFPQEERIERFRRKAAPTATLAGSSDPKEIAEYQWRLTSPLATLLLGLLAVPLSRANPRQSRSGVLAMALGAYMLLFALVSGVRNALESGDIPAFPGMLLAYLPPLLLLVALFAVPRLRLARIRR; encoded by the coding sequence ATGCTGATCGAGCGCTACATCACGTCGGAGATCCTGCGCCCATTTGCCTCCGGGCTGGCAATGCTGGCCACCGTCTCGATCGCGTTCAGCGCCGCGGTACGTCTCTCGGAGGCAGCCACCGGCGAAATCGCCGCTCCGGTCGTGGCCAGGCTGATCTTCCTGAACACGCTGGTTTCATTGGAGGTGCTGATCCCGACAACCTTGTTCCTGGCCGTGCTGTTTGCGGTCGGACGGCTGCACCGCGACTCCGAAATGACTGCGCTGCAATCGGCAGGCGTCGGTGAGACCCGCGTGCTGTGGGCGGTCGCGAGGCTCGCTCTGGTGTGTGCCCTGCTGGCCGGCTGGATCTCGATCCAGGTGCGACCATGGGTCTTTGCACACAGCTACGAACTCGAACAGCAGAGCATCAGCCGTTTCGACATCTCGAACATCCGCGCCGGCAGCTTCACCGACATGGGAAGCGGCGGCTACGTGCTGTACACGCAGGAAGTCGACCCGCAAGCGGAAGAGTTGCGCAACGTGTTCGTGCAGGTCGATCACGGTACACGCACGCAGGTGATTGCCGCCGCCCGTGCACGCATCCATGACATGGACGCCGAGGGGTCGCGTTCGGTGGAGTTCTTCGACGGGTACACGTACCTGCTCGAGCGCGACGGTCCGCGCGATGTCGAAACGCGTTTCGGCAGTTTCCTGATCCGCTTTCCGCAGGAAGAACGTATCGAGCGCTTCCGTCGCAAGGCCGCGCCTACCGCCACCCTGGCGGGCTCCAGCGACCCGAAGGAGATTGCCGAGTACCAATGGCGCCTGACGAGTCCGCTGGCGACGCTGCTGCTCGGCCTGCTGGCGGTGCCCCTGAGCCGCGCCAACCCGCGCCAGTCGCGCAGCGGCGTGCTGGCAATGGCGCTCGGCGCCTACATGCTGCTGTTCGCGCTGGTCAGCGGCGTGCGCAATGCGCTCGAGAGCGGCGACATCCCGGCATTCCCCGGCATGCTGCTCGCGTACCTGCCACCGCTGCTGCTGCTGGTGGCACTGTTCGCGGTGCCACGGCTGCGACTCGCGAGGATTCGCCGGTGA
- a CDS encoding NAD-dependent epimerase/dehydratase family protein, with product MGRKKVIVAGASGLVGSAAVRHFGALPDWDVVAVSRRPPLDMPPGVQHVAVDLTDQGRCAQIFGAMSDITHVVYTAVAEKLDNIYAGWTDPQQIAINAAMLQNLFEPLARAATGLQHVALVHGAKAYGCHLPQLDVPIPMRECLPRVPYPNFYYEQEDYIWDRQRGQDWHWTVWRPVGIAGAAIGSPMNSSLMPPLYAALRREAGLDLPIPAGVTLATEMTDADLIAEALEWGAESPAARNQIFNISNGDVAAQREWFPVVAECFGMPLGAPRPIDPASEVRAMADLWRTMVRRYGLHAPEDVNALFSGSMEMSNIGITAPDDNPLRWGLVSTIKLRQAGFHGCVDTLETVRKYVRRYQELRILPT from the coding sequence ATGGGCAGGAAAAAGGTCATCGTCGCCGGGGCATCCGGCCTGGTCGGCAGCGCCGCGGTACGCCATTTCGGAGCGCTCCCGGACTGGGATGTGGTGGCGGTATCGAGACGTCCACCGCTGGATATGCCACCCGGCGTACAGCATGTTGCGGTCGACCTGACCGATCAAGGCCGTTGCGCACAGATCTTCGGCGCGATGAGCGACATCACGCACGTGGTCTACACCGCGGTTGCCGAAAAACTCGACAACATCTACGCGGGCTGGACCGATCCGCAGCAGATCGCCATAAACGCCGCGATGCTGCAGAACCTGTTCGAGCCGCTGGCCAGGGCTGCAACGGGCCTGCAGCACGTGGCGCTGGTGCATGGTGCCAAGGCCTACGGTTGTCACCTGCCACAGCTCGACGTGCCGATCCCGATGCGCGAGTGCCTGCCACGCGTACCGTATCCGAACTTCTACTACGAACAGGAAGACTACATCTGGGACCGTCAGCGCGGACAGGACTGGCACTGGACGGTGTGGCGTCCGGTCGGCATCGCCGGTGCCGCGATCGGCTCGCCGATGAATTCATCCCTGATGCCACCGCTGTACGCAGCACTGCGTCGCGAAGCCGGTCTCGACCTGCCGATTCCCGCCGGCGTGACCCTGGCAACCGAAATGACCGACGCGGACCTGATCGCCGAGGCGCTCGAGTGGGGAGCCGAATCACCGGCCGCACGCAACCAGATCTTCAATATCTCGAACGGCGACGTGGCGGCTCAACGCGAATGGTTTCCGGTCGTCGCCGAATGCTTCGGCATGCCGCTCGGTGCCCCCCGCCCCATAGACCCGGCCAGTGAGGTACGGGCCATGGCGGATCTGTGGCGCACGATGGTACGTCGCTACGGATTGCACGCACCCGAAGACGTGAATGCGCTGTTCAGCGGCTCGATGGAAATGAGCAACATCGGCATCACGGCGCCGGACGACAACCCCCTGCGCTGGGGACTGGTCAGCACCATCAAGCTGCGCCAGGCCGGCTTCCATGGCTGCGTCGACACACTCGAGACGGTGCGCAAATACGTACGCCGCTACCAGGAGTTGCGCATCCTGCCGACGTGA
- the lptG gene encoding LPS export ABC transporter permease LptG — protein MIITRFIAGHLLRSWLIVFTVLAALFGLLALVGELDNLDQRYRFVHALQYVLMTTPQRVLELAPVITALGTVLALANLSRSSELVVLRSAGISRQQLLAMAALPTLLVVTGLYVAGEWLVAPMLQKAQAERTVRRSGNLDLVAGRGLWSRSGGRFLNVRKLRDGHIPEGIALYEFAPDHRLTRVIVAASAEVQQNREWTLRDVRLKEWSDAGRIGMRSLEQLDMGPFWSAEELPALGRSLTAMPPSALLAYADHLHATGQDDVQVRMAFWQKATLPLSAAAMVLLSVVLGCGFGSARSAGFGWRVLGAAVAGVGFYLLTQILHTGGQLLGLQQNVVALVPICIAIGLAFAIATITRRPH, from the coding sequence GTGATCATCACACGCTTCATTGCCGGTCACCTGCTGCGCAGCTGGCTGATCGTGTTCACGGTGCTGGCGGCGCTGTTCGGCCTGCTGGCGCTGGTCGGCGAGCTCGACAATCTCGACCAGCGCTACCGTTTCGTGCACGCACTGCAGTATGTGCTGATGACCACGCCGCAGCGGGTCCTCGAACTCGCCCCGGTGATCACGGCTCTCGGCACCGTGCTCGCATTGGCGAACCTGAGCCGCTCGAGCGAGCTGGTCGTGCTGCGCAGCGCCGGCATCTCGCGACAACAACTGCTCGCCATGGCCGCATTGCCCACGCTGCTCGTCGTCACCGGCCTTTACGTCGCCGGCGAATGGCTGGTGGCACCGATGCTGCAGAAGGCCCAGGCCGAACGCACCGTGCGCCGCAGCGGCAACCTCGACCTGGTCGCCGGACGCGGGTTGTGGTCGCGCAGCGGCGGACGGTTTCTCAACGTACGCAAGCTGCGTGACGGTCACATCCCGGAAGGCATCGCACTGTACGAGTTTGCTCCCGATCACCGACTGACACGCGTGATCGTCGCTGCTTCGGCCGAGGTGCAGCAGAACCGCGAGTGGACGCTGCGCGATGTACGGCTGAAGGAGTGGAGCGATGCCGGCCGGATCGGCATGCGCTCACTGGAGCAACTCGACATGGGGCCGTTCTGGTCAGCCGAGGAACTGCCTGCGCTGGGTCGCTCGCTCACTGCCATGCCCCCGAGTGCTCTGCTCGCGTATGCGGATCACCTGCACGCGACCGGACAGGACGATGTACAGGTGCGCATGGCGTTCTGGCAGAAGGCGACCTTGCCGCTGTCGGCGGCTGCGATGGTACTGCTGTCGGTAGTGCTCGGCTGCGGCTTCGGCAGCGCACGCAGCGCGGGTTTCGGCTGGCGGGTGCTCGGCGCCGCAGTCGCCGGGGTCGGTTTCTATCTGTTGACACAGATCCTGCACACCGGCGGCCAACTGCTCGGCCTGCAGCAGAATGTCGTGGCCCTGGTACCGATCTGCATCGCGATCGGCCTCGCATTCGCCATTGCCACGATCACGCGCCGACCACACTGA
- a CDS encoding VWA domain-containing protein, which yields MLAGFFTGLRNGGVPVSIREYLDLLGALSSHVVFADADEFYYLSRALLVKDEKHFDKFDRAFGLYFRELETVDDLIEALIPDEWLRKEFLKTLSDEEKAKIESLGGLEKLIEEFRKRLAEQKGRHQGGNKWIGTGGTSPFGAHGYNPEGIRVGPEGGQQRAVKVWEKREFRNLDDSVELGTRNIKLALRRLRKFARSGAAEELDMPDTIRSTARNAGLLDLKLVPERHNAAKVLLFFDVGGSMDPHVRTCEQLFSAARGEFKHMEYFYFHNFIYDFVWRDNVRRRNEIVPTLDILHRYPHDYRVIFVGDAAMSPYEILQPGGSVEYWNEESGEQWLHRIATVWSKIVWLNPTPQEHWEFTQSIDITRRLIEDRMYPMTLKGLEDAMAYLGR from the coding sequence ATGCTGGCCGGCTTTTTCACGGGTCTGCGCAATGGCGGTGTTCCGGTCTCGATCCGCGAGTACCTCGACCTGCTCGGAGCGCTGTCCAGCCACGTCGTGTTTGCGGATGCCGACGAGTTCTACTACCTGAGCCGCGCGCTGCTGGTGAAGGACGAAAAGCACTTCGACAAGTTCGATCGTGCGTTCGGACTGTATTTCCGTGAGCTCGAGACGGTCGATGACCTGATCGAGGCGCTGATCCCCGACGAATGGCTGCGCAAGGAATTCCTGAAGACGTTGAGTGACGAGGAGAAGGCGAAGATCGAGTCGCTGGGCGGGCTCGAGAAGCTGATCGAGGAATTCCGCAAGCGACTCGCCGAGCAGAAGGGGCGCCACCAGGGTGGCAACAAATGGATCGGTACCGGCGGCACGTCACCGTTCGGCGCGCACGGTTATAACCCGGAGGGCATCCGGGTCGGACCGGAGGGCGGCCAGCAGCGTGCGGTGAAGGTGTGGGAGAAGCGTGAATTCCGCAATCTTGACGATTCGGTGGAGCTCGGTACGCGCAACATCAAGCTCGCGCTGCGACGCCTGCGCAAGTTTGCGCGCAGTGGCGCCGCCGAGGAGCTCGATATGCCGGACACGATCCGCTCGACGGCCAGGAACGCCGGTTTGCTCGATCTGAAACTGGTGCCGGAGCGTCACAATGCGGCGAAGGTGCTGCTGTTCTTCGACGTCGGCGGTTCGATGGACCCGCACGTGCGCACCTGCGAGCAGTTGTTCTCGGCAGCGCGCGGCGAGTTCAAGCACATGGAGTACTTCTACTTCCATAATTTCATCTACGATTTCGTGTGGCGCGACAACGTGCGCAGACGCAACGAGATCGTACCCACGCTGGATATCCTGCATCGCTACCCGCACGACTATCGCGTGATCTTCGTCGGTGATGCCGCGATGTCACCCTACGAGATCCTGCAGCCTGGCGGCAGTGTCGAGTACTGGAACGAAGAGTCGGGAGAGCAGTGGTTGCACCGCATCGCCACGGTCTGGTCGAAGATCGTGTGGCTGAATCCGACGCCGCAGGAGCACTGGGAATTCACCCAGTCGATCGACATCACGCGGCGTCTGATCGAGGACCGCATGTACCCGATGACGCTGAAGGGGCTCGAGGACGCGATGGCGTATCTGGGGCGCTGA
- a CDS encoding YcgL domain-containing protein, whose product MKLICAVYRARRNSDTYIYVDHAEDTRRVPEALLRELGGIERAMTLVLTPARRLARTTGDEVMRAIAQSGYYLQLPPPPEGLQAPRQELPC is encoded by the coding sequence GTGAAACTGATCTGTGCCGTGTATCGCGCGCGACGCAATTCCGATACCTATATCTATGTCGATCACGCCGAAGACACGCGACGGGTGCCAGAGGCCTTGCTGCGTGAACTCGGAGGCATCGAGCGTGCGATGACATTGGTGCTGACGCCCGCGCGGCGACTCGCGCGCACTACGGGTGATGAGGTGATGCGTGCCATCGCACAGAGCGGCTACTACCTGCAGTTGCCGCCGCCGCCCGAGGGCTTGCAGGCGCCGCGGCAGGAGCTCCCATGCTGA
- a CDS encoding MoxR family ATPase, producing the protein MNFEGTERYVATADLQIAVNAAVTLQRPLLIKGEPGTGKTMLAEEIAGALGKPLLQWHIKSTTKAQQGLYEYDAVSRLRDSQLGDPRVHDIGNYIRRGKLWDAFDSPEQAVLLIDEIDKADIEFPNDLLLELDRMEFHVYETGATVRARQRPIVVITSNNEKELPDAFLRRCFFHFISFPDRETMARIVEVHYPGIKRRLVNEALDIFFDVRSVPGLKKKPSTSELIDWLKLLLADDLPEEVLKNRDPARAIPPLYGALVKNEQDVHLLERLAFMHRRESRR; encoded by the coding sequence ATGAATTTCGAAGGTACCGAGCGTTACGTTGCGACCGCGGACCTGCAGATCGCAGTGAATGCTGCCGTGACGCTGCAGCGGCCGCTGCTGATCAAGGGTGAGCCGGGAACCGGCAAGACCATGCTGGCCGAAGAGATCGCTGGTGCGCTCGGCAAGCCGCTGCTGCAGTGGCATATCAAGTCGACGACGAAGGCGCAGCAGGGACTGTACGAGTACGACGCGGTGTCGCGCCTGCGCGACTCGCAGCTCGGGGATCCGCGGGTGCACGACATCGGGAACTACATCCGCCGCGGCAAGTTGTGGGACGCCTTCGACTCGCCCGAGCAGGCCGTGTTGCTGATCGACGAGATCGACAAGGCGGACATCGAATTCCCGAACGACCTGCTGCTCGAGCTCGATCGCATGGAGTTCCATGTCTACGAGACCGGGGCGACGGTGCGTGCGCGCCAGCGTCCGATCGTCGTGATCACGAGCAACAACGAGAAGGAGCTGCCGGATGCGTTCCTGCGTCGTTGTTTCTTCCATTTCATCAGCTTCCCGGACCGCGAGACGATGGCGCGCATCGTCGAGGTCCACTATCCGGGCATCAAGCGTCGCCTGGTCAACGAGGCGCTGGATATCTTCTTCGACGTGCGCAGCGTGCCCGGTCTGAAGAAGAAGCCGTCCACTTCGGAGCTGATCGACTGGCTCAAGTTGCTGCTCGCCGACGACCTGCCGGAGGAAGTATTGAAGAACCGCGACCCCGCGCGTGCGATACCGCCGCTTTACGGCGCGCTGGTCAAGAACGAGCAGGACGTGCATCTGCTCGAGCGCCTGGCGTTCATGCACCGGCGCGAGAGTCGCCGCTAG